One window of Pseudomonas sp. ML2-2023-3 genomic DNA carries:
- a CDS encoding GspE/PulE family protein gives MRIPPPQDQWLDLNDLLTALLAKNRIPHSCAEQVLITGREACNAALHPLVFLAGQQLCDPSRGGKILDLETLTAWLASHAGHPYLRIDPLKIDVTTVTGLMSFAFAQRHGILAVAADDSSITIASCQPWVSSWEADLHPLLKRPIKRVIANPLEIQRLSTEFFQLAKSVNGAALNDQKTSPQTNLEQLLTLGTGAREPDANDAHIVNIVDWLFQYAFEQRASDIHIEPRREQGCVRFRIDGVLHNVYQFPPQVTVAVVSRLKSLGRMNVAEKRKPQDGRIKTRPPGAAEVELRLATLPTAFGEKMVMRIFDPQVLLKDFDQLGLCPEDLQRWQPMTRQPNGIILITGPTGSGKTSTLYATLKQLATPEINLCTLEDPIEMIEPAFNQMQVQPNIDLNFANGVRALMRQDPDIIMLGEIRDLETAQMAIQAALTGHLVLSTLHTNDAPSAISRLQELGVAAYLIKATLLGVMAQRLVRTLCPDCRAEQPLDPGDWQDFAPAWSDSPPTCTWRATGCTQCRDTGYSGRVGIYEIMVMSEKLKSLIGPDTDLNAMRRQACAQGMISLRLAAAQKVAAGTTSMPEAIRVTPA, from the coding sequence ATGCGCATCCCCCCGCCCCAAGACCAATGGCTGGACCTCAACGACCTGTTGACCGCGTTGCTGGCCAAAAACCGTATCCCCCACAGTTGTGCCGAACAGGTATTGATCACCGGGCGAGAAGCGTGCAATGCAGCCTTGCATCCGCTGGTGTTTCTGGCAGGACAACAGCTCTGTGACCCCAGCCGAGGGGGCAAGATCCTGGATCTTGAAACCCTCACCGCCTGGCTCGCCAGCCACGCCGGACACCCCTACCTGCGCATTGACCCGCTCAAGATCGATGTCACCACAGTGACCGGGCTGATGTCCTTCGCCTTCGCCCAGCGTCATGGAATCCTCGCGGTGGCTGCCGATGATTCGAGCATCACCATCGCCAGCTGCCAGCCCTGGGTCAGCAGTTGGGAGGCTGATTTGCACCCGTTGCTCAAGCGTCCTATCAAACGGGTCATTGCAAACCCCCTCGAAATCCAGCGCCTGAGCACGGAGTTTTTCCAACTGGCCAAATCGGTCAACGGTGCCGCACTCAACGATCAGAAAACCAGCCCCCAGACCAACCTCGAACAATTGCTGACCTTGGGTACAGGCGCCCGCGAGCCGGATGCCAACGACGCGCACATTGTGAATATCGTCGACTGGTTGTTTCAGTACGCCTTTGAGCAACGTGCCAGCGATATCCACATTGAACCCCGGCGGGAACAAGGCTGTGTGCGCTTTCGCATCGATGGGGTGCTGCATAACGTCTACCAGTTCCCGCCGCAGGTGACCGTGGCTGTCGTCAGTCGCCTCAAGAGCCTGGGCCGGATGAATGTCGCCGAAAAACGCAAACCTCAGGACGGTCGAATAAAAACCAGGCCCCCGGGTGCCGCTGAAGTTGAGCTGAGACTCGCCACCCTGCCCACCGCGTTTGGCGAAAAAATGGTGATGCGTATTTTTGATCCGCAGGTACTGCTCAAAGATTTCGACCAGTTGGGCCTGTGCCCCGAAGACCTGCAACGTTGGCAACCAATGACCCGCCAGCCCAACGGCATTATTTTGATCACCGGCCCTACCGGTTCGGGTAAAACCAGCACCCTGTATGCAACGCTCAAACAACTGGCCACTCCAGAAATCAACCTGTGCACTCTCGAAGACCCCATCGAGATGATTGAACCGGCCTTTAATCAAATGCAGGTTCAACCCAACATCGACCTGAACTTCGCCAACGGCGTGCGTGCATTGATGCGCCAGGATCCGGACATCATCATGCTCGGGGAAATACGTGACCTGGAGACCGCGCAGATGGCCATTCAGGCTGCGCTGACCGGACATCTGGTGCTTTCTACCCTGCATACCAATGATGCGCCCAGCGCTATCAGCCGCCTGCAGGAACTGGGAGTAGCGGCCTATTTGATAAAAGCCACGTTGCTGGGGGTCATGGCCCAGCGTCTGGTCAGAACGCTGTGCCCTGACTGCAGGGCCGAGCAGCCACTGGATCCGGGGGACTGGCAGGACTTTGCCCCGGCCTGGTCCGACTCACCGCCCACCTGCACCTGGCGGGCCACTGGCTGCACACAGTGTCGGGACACCGGATACAGCGGGCGAGTCGGCATTTACGAAATCATGGTGATGAGCGAAAAGCTCAAGTCCCTGATTGGCCCCGACACCGACCTCAACGC